In Zunongwangia profunda SM-A87, the following proteins share a genomic window:
- the hemF gene encoding oxygen-dependent coproporphyrinogen oxidase: MKDQFYQYIQNLQDTITSKLEEIDGKATFKEDLWKRKEGGGGRTRVIENGNVFEKGGVNISAVHGPLNPAMQQYFKVGDVNFFACGLSLVIHPKSPMVPTVHANWRYFEMYDKEGNTLDQWFGGGQDLTPYYLFEEDAIHFHRVSKNACDKHDPKFYPEYKKKCDEYFWNAHRDEARGIGGLFFDYLKDNESHSITDWYNFVTEVGNSFLEAYVPIVEKRRDLEYNQHHRDWQEVRRGRYVEFNLVHDKGTLFGLKTNGRIESILMSLPPHVQWVYDHHPQSGSEEAKLMEVLEKPKEWV, encoded by the coding sequence ATGAAAGACCAATTTTATCAATATATACAAAACCTTCAGGATACCATCACGTCTAAACTGGAGGAAATCGACGGAAAAGCAACATTTAAAGAAGATCTTTGGAAACGCAAAGAAGGTGGCGGTGGCCGCACCCGGGTGATCGAAAACGGTAATGTTTTTGAAAAAGGGGGCGTAAATATTTCGGCGGTACACGGTCCTTTAAATCCAGCCATGCAACAATACTTTAAGGTGGGTGATGTAAACTTTTTTGCCTGTGGTTTAAGTTTAGTGATTCATCCTAAAAGTCCTATGGTTCCAACCGTTCATGCCAACTGGCGCTATTTCGAGATGTATGACAAAGAAGGAAATACGCTAGACCAGTGGTTTGGTGGCGGACAGGATCTTACACCATATTATCTTTTTGAAGAAGATGCTATTCATTTTCATCGAGTTTCGAAAAATGCCTGTGATAAGCACGATCCTAAATTTTACCCGGAATACAAGAAAAAATGCGACGAGTATTTCTGGAATGCTCATCGGGATGAAGCACGGGGAATCGGCGGATTATTCTTTGATTACCTAAAAGACAATGAATCCCATAGCATTACCGACTGGTATAACTTTGTCACTGAAGTTGGAAACAGTTTTTTAGAAGCTTATGTGCCTATTGTTGAAAAGAGAAGAGATTTGGAATACAACCAACATCACCGTGACTGGCAGGAAGTTCGTCGAGGCCGATATGTAGAATTCAATTTGGTCCATGATAAAGGAACGCTATTCGGACTAAAAACCAATGGCCGCATTGAAAGTATTTTAATGAGTTTACCGCCACATGTACAGTGGGTCTACGATCACCACCCACAATCCGGTAGCGAAGAAGCAAAACTTATGGAAGTGCTGGAAAAACCAAAGGAGTGGGTTTAA
- a CDS encoding DUF6973 domain-containing protein — protein MAIWARIQRLNFKEIFILLQLFLPNPFYIFPTYHATRETMKLCDRLYGRKHYQDNRENAFRHAYWNFLIAEKIFHKNNSVEASLIWAKKITDLHERLAPNKALVRAMDLHNNEVGRNLFSNNPKGNAVEHLQDMMKSAVKINASNLSILDKNQLVFIKD, from the coding sequence ATGGCTATTTGGGCAAGAATACAACGGCTTAATTTTAAAGAGATTTTTATTCTGCTGCAATTATTCCTGCCCAATCCATTTTATATTTTCCCAACATATCACGCCACTAGAGAAACAATGAAGCTTTGCGACCGGCTGTATGGAAGAAAACACTATCAGGATAATCGGGAAAATGCTTTTAGACATGCATACTGGAATTTTTTGATTGCAGAAAAAATTTTCCACAAGAATAACTCGGTCGAAGCCTCACTAATCTGGGCAAAGAAAATAACCGATTTACACGAGCGTCTAGCTCCCAATAAAGCACTGGTACGGGCAATGGATTTACATAACAACGAAGTGGGACGAAATCTCTTTAGCAATAATCCTAAAGGAAATGCCGTTGAACACCTTCAAGATATGATGAAGTCCGCAGTAAAGATTAATGCTTCAAATCTATCGATATTAGATAAAAATCAACTCGTTTTTATAAAGGATTAA
- the hemE gene encoding uroporphyrinogen decarboxylase, with the protein MIKNDLFLRALKGETVERPPVWMMRQAGRYLPDFMKLKEKYDFFTRCRTPELAAEITTMPIEQVGTDAAILFSDILVVPQAMNVEIEMKPGVGPFLPNPVRSPLDVNDIIVPDVYEELGYVYDAIKLTKQRLNDEVPLIGFAGSPWTILCYLVQGQGSKNFDKAKEFCFKRPDAAQVLLQKITDTTISYLKGKVKAGVDAIQIFDSWGGLLSPTDYQTYSWKYIQQIIDALKDEIPVIAYGKGCWFALKEMSQSGAAALGVDWTCSAMNARYLSGGQITLQGNFDPSRLYSSPQEIKKMTTQMIDEFGKDRYIANLGHGILPDIPVRNAQAFVDAVKEYKPR; encoded by the coding sequence ATGATTAAAAACGATCTTTTCTTAAGAGCTTTAAAAGGAGAAACGGTAGAACGTCCTCCGGTTTGGATGATGCGCCAGGCAGGACGGTATTTACCCGATTTTATGAAGCTAAAGGAAAAATACGATTTCTTTACGCGTTGTCGTACACCAGAATTGGCTGCAGAAATTACCACGATGCCTATCGAACAGGTAGGTACCGATGCTGCAATTTTGTTTAGTGATATTTTGGTGGTACCACAGGCGATGAACGTAGAAATCGAAATGAAACCAGGTGTTGGTCCATTTTTACCAAATCCGGTTCGTAGCCCTCTTGATGTTAATGATATTATCGTTCCAGATGTCTACGAGGAATTAGGTTACGTTTACGATGCCATAAAATTAACTAAACAGCGTCTTAATGACGAAGTTCCTTTAATTGGTTTTGCCGGTTCTCCCTGGACGATTTTATGTTATTTGGTACAGGGGCAGGGTTCTAAAAACTTCGATAAAGCCAAAGAATTTTGTTTTAAACGGCCGGACGCTGCACAGGTTTTACTTCAAAAGATTACAGATACCACGATTTCTTATCTAAAAGGAAAAGTAAAAGCCGGGGTAGATGCAATTCAGATTTTTGATTCCTGGGGAGGCTTATTGTCACCAACAGATTATCAAACTTATTCCTGGAAATATATTCAGCAGATTATCGATGCTTTAAAAGACGAAATTCCGGTGATTGCTTACGGTAAAGGTTGCTGGTTTGCGCTTAAAGAAATGTCACAATCTGGCGCAGCTGCTTTGGGTGTAGATTGGACATGTTCTGCAATGAATGCCAGATATTTAAGTGGTGGGCAGATTACGCTACAGGGAAATTTTGATCCTTCAAGACTGTATTCTAGTCCGCAGGAAATTAAGAAAATGACGACCCAAATGATCGACGAATTTGGCAAAGATCGCTATATCGCCAATTTGGGACATGGGATATTACCGGATATTCCGGTGAGAAATGCCCAGGCATTTGTAGACGCGGTTAAAGAATACAAACCCAGATAA
- a CDS encoding uroporphyrinogen-III synthase codes for MATVLSTKKLTATQKHLLLGAKIGLVEYNAINIEFLPISSNIDLAENAIITSKNAFKAIQEKIRIKKAFVVGSKTAALLQKNDIEVVEVADNALALAKKIIVNHRDKHFIFFCGNKRREELPLQLKQHKISFEEIQVYKTSLNFAKFKQEFDGILFFSPSGVESYFRKNTIVEATAFCIGATTANSVKKHTENIKIANQPSIENVIVQVVKKYNKS; via the coding sequence ATGGCCACTGTACTTTCTACAAAAAAACTTACTGCGACACAAAAGCACTTACTGCTTGGGGCTAAGATTGGTTTGGTGGAATACAACGCTATAAATATAGAATTCCTCCCAATATCATCAAATATCGACCTTGCAGAAAATGCAATTATTACGAGTAAGAATGCATTTAAAGCTATTCAGGAAAAAATAAGGATCAAAAAGGCATTTGTAGTAGGCTCTAAAACCGCTGCATTACTTCAAAAAAATGATATTGAGGTTGTTGAAGTTGCTGACAATGCTTTGGCATTAGCTAAAAAAATTATCGTAAATCATCGAGATAAGCATTTTATTTTTTTCTGTGGAAATAAACGCCGGGAAGAGCTGCCCCTTCAGTTAAAACAACATAAGATATCTTTTGAAGAAATTCAGGTGTATAAAACAAGTCTGAATTTTGCCAAATTTAAGCAGGAGTTCGACGGCATTTTATTTTTTAGCCCAAGCGGCGTAGAAAGTTATTTCAGAAAAAATACTATAGTAGAAGCTACTGCATTTTGCATTGGTGCAACCACAGCAAATTCAGTAAAAAAACATACCGAAAATATTAAAATAGCCAATCAGCCAAGCATTGAAAATGTAATTGTGCAGGTGGTTAAAAAATATAATAAAAGTTGA
- the hemC gene encoding hydroxymethylbilane synthase: MNKVIRIGTRDSELALWQAKTVQSALEKLGHQTELVPVKSTGDLNLDVPLYEMGITGIFTKTLDIAMLTGKVDIAVHSMKDVPTALPKGIVEAAVLKRANTKDILIHKGTDFLDAQGTIATGSLRRKSQWLHRYPTHEVVDLRGNVNTRMQKLEDSNWNGAIFAAAGLERIEIKPENFIDLDWMIPAPAQGAMLVVALEKDEFTRTAIGALNHYQTDLEVHVEREFLRTLEGGCTAPIGALAKIDNDNILHFKGALFSLDGSQKIEVEKRIAADNVAEFGKFCAKEILAKGGAKLMKQIKTVLN; encoded by the coding sequence ATGAACAAAGTGATACGCATAGGAACACGAGACAGCGAGCTGGCCTTGTGGCAGGCAAAAACCGTACAATCCGCACTGGAAAAACTAGGGCATCAAACCGAACTTGTTCCCGTAAAATCTACCGGAGATCTCAATCTGGATGTTCCGCTTTACGAAATGGGAATTACCGGAATTTTTACCAAAACCCTGGATATTGCCATGCTCACCGGCAAAGTAGATATCGCTGTACATTCTATGAAAGATGTCCCTACGGCACTACCCAAAGGCATTGTAGAAGCTGCGGTTTTAAAACGTGCCAATACCAAAGATATCCTTATTCATAAAGGCACAGATTTTTTAGATGCTCAAGGAACAATTGCTACCGGAAGCTTACGAAGAAAATCGCAATGGTTACATCGCTACCCAACTCATGAAGTGGTAGATCTTCGTGGCAATGTAAATACCCGCATGCAAAAGTTGGAAGACAGTAACTGGAATGGGGCTATTTTTGCCGCTGCCGGTTTGGAACGAATCGAAATAAAACCTGAAAATTTTATCGATCTGGATTGGATGATTCCCGCACCTGCACAAGGAGCAATGTTGGTGGTTGCCTTAGAAAAAGATGAATTTACCAGAACAGCAATTGGTGCTTTAAATCATTACCAAACCGATCTTGAAGTGCATGTGGAACGTGAATTTTTAAGAACATTAGAAGGAGGTTGCACCGCACCGATTGGAGCTTTAGCTAAAATCGATAACGATAATATTCTACACTTTAAGGGAGCCCTTTTTAGTTTAGACGGCTCGCAAAAAATAGAAGTTGAAAAAAGAATCGCTGCTGATAATGTTGCTGAATTTGGTAAATTTTGTGCTAAAGAAATTCTTGCCAAAGGCGGTGCCAAACTGATGAAGCAAATCAAGACTGTTTTAAACTAA
- the hemA gene encoding glutamyl-tRNA reductase yields MESSISKGRHFYIIGLSYKKADAEIRGHFSLTEEAKTKLLEQAKYEGIDGVLATSTCNRTEVYGFAAHPFQLIKLLCEHTHGTVEEFEKVAYVYKNRQAISHMFRVGTGLDSQILGDFEIISQLRIAFAQSKKIGLSNAFTERLVNAVIQASKRIKNETEISSGATSVSFASVQYILKNVADISNKNILLFGTGKIGRNTCENLIKHTQNKHITLINRTKDKAEKIAGKFSLTVKDYADLQAEIRNTDVLIVATGAQNPTISKELLYCKKDLLILDLSIPKNVAEDVEELDNVRLVHLDHLSQITDGTLQRRKKFIPEAEAIIIEVEGEFNKWLETRKFAPTIKALKKKLRMMKDAELDFQRKKIADFNDEQAEIVSNRIIQKIMKHFANHLKEDSNTTDESLELIQKVFQLEEQVR; encoded by the coding sequence ATGGAAAGTTCGATTTCTAAAGGAAGACATTTTTACATTATTGGTTTAAGCTATAAGAAGGCAGATGCTGAAATTAGAGGACATTTTAGTCTTACCGAAGAAGCTAAAACCAAATTGTTAGAGCAGGCGAAGTATGAAGGTATAGATGGAGTTTTGGCCACCTCAACTTGTAATCGTACAGAGGTATATGGCTTTGCCGCACATCCTTTTCAACTTATTAAACTCTTATGTGAGCACACTCATGGTACTGTTGAAGAATTTGAGAAAGTAGCCTATGTTTATAAAAACAGGCAGGCTATCTCTCATATGTTTAGAGTGGGCACCGGTTTAGATAGCCAGATTCTTGGTGATTTTGAGATTATAAGTCAGCTTCGAATTGCTTTTGCACAATCTAAAAAAATAGGCCTATCCAATGCCTTTACAGAGCGTTTGGTAAATGCGGTTATACAGGCGAGTAAACGCATTAAAAACGAAACCGAGATCTCTTCAGGAGCAACCTCTGTATCTTTTGCTTCCGTTCAGTATATATTAAAAAATGTAGCGGATATTTCTAACAAAAATATTTTACTCTTCGGAACCGGTAAAATTGGCCGAAATACCTGTGAAAACCTAATAAAACACACCCAAAATAAGCACATCACTTTAATTAACCGAACTAAAGATAAGGCTGAAAAAATTGCCGGAAAGTTTAGTTTAACGGTTAAAGATTATGCCGATTTACAGGCAGAAATTAGAAACACCGATGTGCTTATAGTAGCCACTGGCGCACAAAATCCAACAATTAGTAAGGAACTTTTATACTGCAAGAAAGATTTGTTGATCTTGGATCTTTCTATCCCAAAAAATGTGGCTGAAGATGTGGAAGAGCTGGATAATGTAAGATTGGTGCATTTAGATCATCTTTCTCAAATTACCGATGGTACCCTTCAACGTCGTAAAAAGTTTATTCCCGAAGCTGAAGCGATTATTATTGAAGTGGAAGGTGAATTTAACAAATGGCTTGAAACCCGCAAATTTGCACCAACCATTAAAGCCCTGAAGAAAAAACTACGAATGATGAAAGACGCTGAACTTGATTTTCAGCGTAAAAAAATAGCCGACTTTAATGATGAGCAGGCAGAAATCGTAAGCAACAGGATTATTCAAAAGATCATGAAGCACTTTGCCAATCATCTTAAAGAAGATAGTAATACTACCGACGAAAGCTTAGAGCTTATCCAAAAAGTCTTTCAGTTAGAAGAACAAGTACGATGA
- a CDS encoding helix-turn-helix domain-containing protein, translated as MEEVKNIAVGITEETKVEDGFYIFKFQNETSDKQIVEREVDVSFIQFHFNVKGESKFLFNRGRYELPLAEEKSLILYNPQLNLPLNLVLGPKSWLISLVISIKKFHALFSEEANYISFLSTENKDKKYYKDSPISPSMAIALNQVMNFNLTPTIKNLYFKAKAYELLSLYFNRAEDANIEQCPFLSDEENILKIRRAKDIVIARMAEPPSLQELSDEINLSLKKLKEGFKQIYGDSVYSFLFDYKMEYARKLLDSGEYNVNEVGLKVGYSTASHFIAAFKKKFGTTPKKYLMSLPATH; from the coding sequence ATGGAAGAGGTAAAAAATATCGCTGTAGGTATTACAGAAGAGACTAAAGTAGAAGACGGCTTTTATATTTTCAAGTTTCAGAACGAAACCTCTGATAAACAGATTGTTGAGCGGGAGGTGGATGTTAGTTTTATTCAGTTTCACTTTAATGTAAAAGGAGAAAGTAAATTCTTATTTAACAGGGGACGTTACGAACTGCCTTTAGCTGAAGAGAAATCACTTATTTTATATAATCCGCAGCTAAATTTGCCGCTAAACCTGGTTTTAGGACCTAAATCCTGGTTGATATCACTGGTGATTTCTATTAAAAAATTTCATGCCTTATTTTCTGAAGAGGCAAATTACATTTCCTTTTTAAGCACTGAGAATAAAGATAAAAAGTATTATAAGGATTCTCCAATTTCCCCTTCCATGGCCATTGCGTTGAATCAGGTGATGAATTTTAATCTTACCCCAACTATTAAAAACCTTTATTTTAAAGCCAAGGCCTACGAATTACTAAGCTTATATTTTAATAGAGCAGAAGATGCTAATATAGAGCAATGCCCATTTTTAAGTGATGAAGAAAATATCCTGAAAATTAGAAGAGCTAAAGATATTGTGATTGCAAGAATGGCTGAGCCGCCATCGCTGCAGGAGCTATCAGATGAAATTAATTTAAGTCTTAAAAAGTTAAAGGAAGGATTTAAGCAAATTTATGGAGATTCTGTTTATAGTTTTCTTTTTGATTATAAAATGGAATATGCACGAAAATTACTGGATAGCGGCGAGTACAATGTTAATGAAGTTGGTTTAAAAGTTGGCTACAGCACAGCAAGTCATTTTATTGCGGCATTTAAAAAGAAATTTGGAACAACACCTAAAAAATATCTGATGTCTTTACCGGCAACGCATTAA
- a CDS encoding ThuA domain-containing protein has product MKHQKLLLILLFIFCFSMANAQQNISVFYKTAGFKHESIPTGIQALKEIAADNGWKVIATDDAEKFVSELSNIDAVIFLSTTGDIFTEDQQEKFTNYIENGGNFFGIHAASDTEYDWPWYGKFIGAYFESHPRTQEATVIVEKPKNHMVAHLPKRWTRTDEWYNFKNINSNIQVLLTLDETSYEGGKNGDFHPHAWYQEFEGGSKMVYTGGGHTKESYAEPLFREHLKRCIQFLLDKRD; this is encoded by the coding sequence ATGAAACATCAAAAATTGTTACTTATACTGCTGTTTATCTTTTGTTTTAGCATGGCCAATGCGCAGCAAAACATATCTGTTTTCTATAAAACTGCGGGGTTTAAACATGAGTCAATTCCCACCGGTATTCAAGCTTTAAAAGAAATTGCAGCCGATAATGGCTGGAAGGTTATTGCGACTGATGATGCTGAAAAATTCGTTTCAGAATTATCAAATATCGATGCAGTGATTTTCTTAAGTACCACCGGTGATATTTTTACAGAGGATCAACAGGAAAAATTCACAAACTATATAGAAAATGGTGGGAATTTCTTCGGAATCCATGCTGCATCTGATACCGAATACGACTGGCCATGGTACGGAAAATTTATAGGGGCTTATTTTGAAAGTCATCCACGTACCCAGGAAGCTACCGTAATCGTAGAGAAACCTAAAAATCATATGGTCGCTCATCTTCCTAAAAGATGGACGCGTACTGATGAGTGGTATAATTTCAAAAATATAAACTCGAATATTCAGGTGTTGCTCACCCTCGACGAAACTTCATATGAAGGCGGTAAAAATGGCGATTTTCATCCACACGCCTGGTATCAGGAATTTGAGGGTGGCTCAAAAATGGTCTATACGGGCGGAGGACATACTAAAGAGTCTTATGCAGAACCTCTCTTTAGGGAACACTTAAAACGTTGCATTCAGTTTTTACTAGATAAACGGGATTAA
- the hemH gene encoding ferrochelatase yields MSKGVLLVNLGSPDSTDPKDVKKYLGEFLMDGRVIDLPYFFRALLVKGIILNTRPKKSAEAYQKIWWEEGSPLIVLSERLQGKVDETTSVPIALAMRYGTPSIYDGLKELKEQGVDEVLLFPLYPQFAMATTETILVLAEELRQKHFPEMKFTSVPAFYNHPDYIRVLGNSIQERLQNLDFEHLLFSYHGVPERHIRKSDITNSHCKIDGSCCQTASSAHQFCYRHQCYETTRLVAEYLNLKEGTYSVSFQSRLGFDPWLKPYTDRTIERFGKQGIKKMAIVTPAFVSDCLETLEEIAMEGEEIFHEVGGKEFTVVPCLNDREDWVKMLSRWVDEWAHQKPVEA; encoded by the coding sequence ATGAGCAAAGGCGTACTTTTAGTAAATCTGGGATCTCCAGATAGTACAGATCCGAAAGACGTAAAAAAATATCTTGGTGAATTTTTAATGGACGGAAGGGTAATCGATTTACCGTATTTCTTCCGTGCGTTGTTGGTGAAGGGAATTATCCTAAATACCCGACCTAAAAAATCGGCCGAAGCTTATCAAAAAATTTGGTGGGAAGAAGGTTCACCATTAATTGTGCTTTCTGAACGCTTACAGGGAAAAGTAGACGAGACGACCTCGGTCCCTATCGCTCTGGCAATGCGTTACGGTACACCAAGTATCTATGATGGTTTAAAAGAACTTAAAGAACAGGGAGTTGATGAGGTTTTGCTTTTTCCATTGTATCCACAATTTGCAATGGCTACGACCGAGACCATTTTAGTATTAGCTGAAGAATTACGCCAAAAGCATTTTCCAGAGATGAAATTCACCTCGGTTCCCGCTTTTTATAATCACCCGGATTATATTCGTGTTTTAGGGAATAGTATTCAGGAACGTTTGCAAAATTTAGATTTTGAGCATTTATTATTTTCGTATCATGGAGTGCCCGAGCGGCATATCAGGAAAAGTGATATTACGAATTCACATTGTAAAATAGACGGTAGTTGTTGCCAAACGGCCTCTTCTGCTCATCAATTTTGTTACCGTCATCAATGCTATGAAACAACCAGGCTGGTGGCTGAATATCTGAATTTAAAAGAAGGAACTTATAGCGTAAGTTTTCAGTCCAGGTTAGGATTCGATCCATGGTTAAAACCATATACCGATAGAACGATAGAGCGTTTTGGAAAGCAAGGAATTAAAAAAATGGCTATTGTAACTCCTGCTTTTGTTTCCGATTGTTTAGAAACCCTGGAAGAAATTGCGATGGAAGGAGAAGAGATTTTTCATGAAGTTGGTGGTAAAGAATTTACTGTAGTTCCCTGCTTAAACGATCGTGAAGACTGGGTGAAAATGTTGTCTCGCTGGGTAGACGAGTGGGCGCATCAAAAACCTGTTGAAGCATAA
- a CDS encoding MATE family efflux transporter, with protein sequence MAKVSSEALGNESIGKLLIRQALPASVGILVMSLNILVDTIFVGNWIGSTAIAAINVVLPISFFIAALGMSIGIGGSSIISRALGADNHKKALKTFGNQITLTLLLCVTLVILGLVFINELIPAFGGKGDIFEPAKIYYRIVLYGVPILALNMMGNNVIRAEGKPTFAMVSMIIPSVGNIIGDYLFINVMDLGMYGAAWATTGSYMLCFLYIFWFFVFSGHSELKIDFSHFRLDLPILQEIGSLGFVTLARQAVVSVIYLLMNNILFDLAGEDGVAVYAIIGRMLMFALFPVLGITQGFLPIAGYNYGAEKYKRVQSTINKAILYACLMGCVVFGLIMGFSKEIAMVFTQNEAIIERTPGAMRWVFAATPIVALQLIGAAYFQAIGKAVPALLLTLSRQGFFFIPLILILPNYYGEIGVWISFPIADVLSTMVTGYFLNREIRKNLKQD encoded by the coding sequence ATGGCAAAAGTAAGCTCTGAAGCGCTTGGAAATGAATCGATAGGAAAACTTTTAATACGCCAGGCATTGCCAGCATCTGTAGGGATTCTGGTAATGTCGCTTAATATCCTTGTAGATACCATTTTTGTTGGAAACTGGATTGGTTCTACCGCAATAGCCGCAATTAATGTGGTGTTGCCTATTTCGTTTTTTATCGCCGCTTTAGGGATGAGCATCGGCATTGGGGGGTCTTCAATTATATCCCGTGCACTAGGTGCCGATAATCATAAAAAAGCACTTAAAACCTTCGGAAATCAAATCACCCTAACCCTGCTGCTATGCGTGACTTTGGTAATTTTAGGACTTGTTTTTATCAACGAGCTTATTCCGGCTTTTGGGGGAAAAGGAGATATTTTTGAGCCGGCCAAGATCTATTATCGTATTGTGTTGTACGGGGTGCCCATCCTCGCGCTTAATATGATGGGGAATAATGTGATAAGAGCTGAGGGCAAACCCACGTTTGCCATGGTCTCGATGATTATTCCATCTGTAGGAAATATTATTGGTGATTACCTTTTTATTAATGTAATGGATCTTGGAATGTACGGGGCTGCATGGGCAACCACAGGATCATATATGCTTTGCTTCCTTTACATTTTTTGGTTTTTTGTGTTCTCGGGTCATTCAGAACTCAAAATCGATTTCAGTCATTTTCGACTGGACTTACCTATTCTCCAGGAGATAGGTTCCTTAGGATTCGTAACATTGGCGCGACAGGCAGTGGTAAGTGTGATTTATTTATTAATGAATAATATTCTTTTTGATCTTGCCGGTGAAGATGGTGTCGCCGTTTACGCGATTATCGGGCGAATGTTGATGTTTGCATTGTTTCCGGTTTTAGGAATTACCCAAGGATTTTTGCCTATTGCCGGCTATAATTACGGAGCTGAAAAATATAAAAGAGTACAAAGCACTATCAATAAAGCTATTCTATATGCTTGTTTGATGGGCTGCGTTGTTTTTGGTTTGATAATGGGATTTTCTAAAGAAATTGCCATGGTTTTCACTCAAAATGAAGCGATCATTGAGCGTACACCTGGAGCCATGCGCTGGGTTTTTGCCGCAACACCAATAGTTGCTTTACAGCTTATTGGAGCTGCCTATTTTCAGGCGATAGGAAAAGCTGTTCCGGCTTTGTTATTAACACTCTCCAGACAGGGATTTTTCTTTATTCCGCTAATATTAATTTTACCAAATTATTACGGAGAGATCGGAGTTTGGATAAGTTTTCCAATTGCCGATGTGCTTTCAACAATGGTAACGGGATATTTCTTAAATCGCGAAATCAGGAAGAATTTGAAACAGGATTAA
- a CDS encoding CopD family protein, producing the protein MEYYNYIKSLHLIFVITWFAGLFYIPRLFVYQIEAFDKPEPDKSILGNQLKLMAKRLWFIITWPSAILATLFAIILLIMQPVWLQQGWMHVKLGFVILLIAYHLKTHHIFKQLQVDKVKYTSGQMRLWNEGSTLILFSVIFLVIVRNALDWIYGVIGIFALGILLMLGIKLYKKIRARNPDA; encoded by the coding sequence TTGGAATATTATAATTACATAAAATCCCTTCATCTTATTTTTGTGATCACCTGGTTTGCCGGGCTTTTTTATATTCCGCGTTTATTTGTGTATCAAATTGAGGCCTTCGATAAACCAGAACCAGATAAGTCGATTTTAGGTAATCAACTCAAACTTATGGCTAAGCGTCTATGGTTTATTATCACCTGGCCCTCTGCTATTTTAGCGACCTTATTCGCCATAATTTTATTAATCATGCAGCCCGTTTGGTTACAACAGGGATGGATGCATGTAAAGTTAGGTTTTGTGATCCTTTTAATTGCCTATCATTTAAAAACACATCATATTTTTAAACAATTACAGGTAGATAAGGTAAAATATACTTCAGGTCAAATGCGTCTTTGGAATGAAGGCTCTACCTTGATCCTTTTTTCGGTTATATTCCTGGTTATTGTTAGAAATGCGCTGGATTGGATCTATGGAGTGATTGGGATTTTTGCCCTCGGAATTCTCCTAATGCTTGGGATCAAACTGTATAAAAAGATACGTGCTAGAAATCCCGATGCGTGA